The following coding sequences are from one Streptococcus mitis window:
- a CDS encoding hydroxymethylglutaryl-CoA synthase: MTIGIDKIGFATSQYVLKLQDLAEARGIDPEKLSKGLLLKELSIAPLTEDIVTLAASASDSILTEQERSEIDMVIVATESGIDQSKAAAVFVHGLLGIQPFARSFEIKEACYGATAALHYAKLHVENSPESKVLVIASDIAKYGIETPGEPTQGAGSVAMLITQNPRIMAFNNDNVAQTRDIMDFWRPNYSTTPYVNGVYSTQQYLDSLKTTWLEYQKRYQLTLDDFAAVCFHLPYPKLALKGLKKIMDKSLPQEKKDLLQNHFDQSILYSQKVGNIYTGSLFLGLLSLLENTDSLKAGDKIALYSYGSGAVAEFFSGELVEGYEAYLDKGRLNKLNQRTALSVADYEKVFFEEVDLDETNSAQFAGYENQDFALVEIVDHQRRYSKVEK, translated from the coding sequence ATGACAATCGGTATTGATAAGATTGGTTTTGCGACCAGTCAATATGTCTTGAAATTACAAGACTTAGCAGAAGCGAGGGGAATTGACCCTGAAAAATTAAGCAAAGGACTCTTACTCAAGGAGTTGAGTATTGCGCCCCTAACTGAGGATATCGTGACCTTGGCAGCCAGTGCAAGTGATTCTATTTTAACTGAGCAAGAAAGATCAGAAATTGATATGGTCATTGTGGCTACTGAGTCAGGAATTGACCAAAGTAAAGCTGCGGCCGTCTTTGTGCATGGTTTGCTGGGCATCCAGCCCTTTGCTCGTAGTTTCGAGATTAAAGAAGCTTGCTATGGAGCGACAGCTGCCCTTCATTATGCCAAATTGCATGTGGAAAATTCTCCAGAGTCCAAGGTCTTGGTCATTGCCAGTGATATTGCCAAATATGGAATTGAAACTCCAGGAGAACCAACTCAGGGTGCTGGAAGTGTGGCTATGTTGATTACACAAAATCCACGCATTATGGCCTTTAATAATGACAATGTGGCTCAGACCCGTGATATCATGGATTTCTGGCGTCCAAATTACTCGACAACACCTTATGTAAATGGTGTCTATTCTACCCAACAATATTTGGATAGTTTGAAAACGACTTGGCTTGAATACCAAAAACGCTACCAGCTTACTTTGGATGATTTTGCAGCTGTTTGCTTCCACTTGCCTTATCCTAAATTAGCGCTAAAAGGCTTGAAAAAAATCATGGATAAGAGCCTGCCTCAAGAGAAAAAAGACCTCTTGCAAAACCACTTTGACCAGTCTATTCTCTACAGTCAAAAGGTGGGGAATATCTACACTGGTTCCCTCTTCCTTGGACTTTTGTCTCTCTTGGAAAATACAGATAGCTTGAAGGCTGGGGATAAAATTGCCCTTTATAGTTACGGAAGTGGTGCTGTGGCTGAGTTCTTCAGTGGTGAATTGGTTGAAGGATATGAAGCTTATCTGGATAAAGGCCGTTTGAACAAGCTCAACCAACGAACTGCCTTGTCTGTTGCTGACTATGAAAAAGTCTTCTTTGAGGAAGTAGACTTAGATGAAACAAATTCTGCCCAGTTTGCTGGCTATGAAAATCAAGATTTTGCCTTGGTTGAAATTGTTGACCACCAACGCCGTTATAGCAAGGTTGAAAAATAA
- a CDS encoding LacI family DNA-binding transcriptional regulator, whose protein sequence is MVAKLTDVAKLAGVSPTTVSRVINKKGYLSEKTIQKVNEAMRELGYKPNNLARSLQGKSAKLIGLIFPNISNVFYAELIDKLEHQLFKNGYKTIICNSEHDSEKEREYIEMLEANQVDGIISGSHNLGIEDYNRVTAPIISFDRNLSPDIPVVSSDNYAGGVLAAQTLVKTGAQSIIMITGNDNSNSPTGLRHAGFASVLPKAPIINVSSDFSPVRKEMEIKNILTHQKPDAIFASDDLTAILVIKIAQELGISVPEELKIIGYDGTYFIENYYPQLATIKQPLEEIACLTVDLLLQKIEGKEVATTGYFLPVTLLPGKSI, encoded by the coding sequence ATGGTCGCAAAACTAACTGATGTCGCCAAACTTGCAGGCGTCAGCCCTACTACCGTTTCTCGGGTTATCAATAAAAAAGGGTATCTATCTGAAAAAACCATTCAAAAGGTAAATGAAGCCATGCGAGAACTGGGCTATAAACCCAACAACCTAGCTCGCAGTCTACAAGGAAAATCAGCTAAGTTAATCGGTTTGATTTTCCCAAATATTTCCAATGTTTTCTATGCAGAATTGATTGATAAGCTGGAACACCAACTCTTTAAAAATGGTTACAAGACCATCATCTGCAACAGCGAACACGACTCTGAGAAGGAACGCGAATACATAGAAATGTTGGAAGCCAATCAGGTAGACGGCATCATTTCTGGTAGTCACAACTTGGGAATCGAAGACTACAATCGCGTGACGGCGCCGATTATTTCCTTTGACCGAAACCTATCGCCAGACATCCCAGTCGTCTCCTCTGACAACTATGCTGGTGGGGTTCTTGCTGCCCAGACCTTGGTTAAGACAGGCGCCCAATCTATCATCATGATTACAGGGAATGACAATTCCAATTCGCCAACTGGACTGCGCCACGCTGGTTTTGCTTCTGTACTCCCCAAAGCTCCTATTATCAATGTTTCCAGTGACTTTTCTCCCGTCAGAAAAGAAATGGAAATCAAGAATATCTTGACTCATCAAAAACCAGATGCCATCTTTGCTTCGGATGATTTGACCGCTATTCTAGTCATTAAAATTGCTCAGGAACTGGGAATTTCTGTACCAGAAGAGCTTAAAATCATCGGCTATGATGGGACCTACTTTATCGAGAATTACTACCCTCAACTGGCTACTATTAAGCAACCTTTGGAAGAGATTGCCTGCCTTACCGTTGACCTCCTCTTGCAAAAAATCGAAGGCAAAGAAGTCGCAACAACTGGTTACTTCTTACCAGTTACTCTATTACCAGGAAAAAGTATTTAA
- a CDS encoding sucrose-6-phosphate hydrolase gives MEWTTEHRYRLYQDWTQEEIQHIKENMAQSPWHTHYHVEPKTGLLNDPNGFSYFDGKWIVFYQNFPFGAAHGLKSWVQLESEDLVHFTETGAKVLPDTPLDSHGAYSGSAMQFGDNLFLFYTGNVRDENWIRHPYQIGALMDKDGNITKIDKILIDQPADSTDHFRDPQIFNFKGQYYAIVGGQDLEKKGFVRLYKAIDNDYTNWQAVGDLDFANDRTAYMMECPNLVFVGEQPVLLYCPQGLDKDVLDYDNIYPNMYKIGASFNPENAKMVDVSQLQNMDYGFEAYATQAFNAPDGRALAVSWLGLPDVSYPSDRFDHQGTFSLVKELIIKDGKLYQFPVAAVKDLRASEEAFSNRVQTKNTYELELSLEANSQSEIVLLADKEGKGLSINFDLVNGQVTVDRSQAGEQYAQEFGTTRSCPIENQATTATIFIDNSVFEIFINKGEKVFSGRVFPHEDQNGILIKSGNPTGTYYELDYGRKTN, from the coding sequence ATGGAATGGACAACTGAGCATCGTTACAGACTTTATCAAGATTGGACGCAAGAAGAAATTCAACATATAAAGGAAAATATGGCACAATCTCCATGGCATACTCATTACCATGTTGAGCCAAAAACAGGACTTCTAAACGACCCAAATGGCTTTTCTTACTTTGATGGGAAGTGGATTGTTTTTTATCAAAACTTTCCTTTTGGTGCAGCCCACGGTTTGAAATCTTGGGTTCAATTGGAAAGCGAGGACTTGGTTCACTTCACAGAAACTGGTGCCAAAGTTTTGCCTGATACTCCATTAGATAGCCACGGTGCCTACTCTGGTTCTGCCATGCAGTTTGGTGATAACTTGTTCCTATTCTATACAGGAAATGTTCGCGACGAAAACTGGATCCGTCACCCATACCAGATTGGGGCTTTGATGGATAAGGATGGCAATATTACGAAGATTGACAAGATCTTGATTGACCAGCCAGCAGACTCTACAGACCACTTCCGCGATCCGCAAATTTTTAACTTCAAGGGGCAATATTATGCCATCGTCGGTGGACAGGACTTGGAGAAAAAAGGCTTCGTCCGTCTCTACAAAGCTATTGACAATGACTACACAAACTGGCAAGCTGTTGGCGACCTTGACTTTGCTAACGACCGCACTGCCTACATGATGGAATGTCCAAACCTGGTCTTTGTAGGCGAGCAACCTGTCCTTCTCTACTGCCCACAAGGATTGGATAAAGATGTTCTAGACTACGATAATATCTATCCAAATATGTATAAAATTGGGGCTTCCTTTAACCCTGAAAATGCTAAAATGGTAGATGTATCTCAACTTCAAAACATGGACTATGGTTTCGAAGCCTATGCAACTCAAGCCTTCAACGCTCCTGATGGACGTGCTCTAGCTGTTAGCTGGCTTGGCTTGCCTGATGTTTCATATCCATCTGATCGTTTTGACCACCAAGGAACCTTCTCTTTGGTCAAGGAACTGATTATCAAAGACGGCAAACTCTACCAATTCCCAGTCGCAGCTGTCAAGGACCTTCGTGCCTCTGAAGAAGCCTTCTCAAATCGTGTCCAAACTAAGAACACTTACGAACTTGAACTCAGCTTGGAAGCTAATAGCCAGAGCGAGATTGTCTTACTAGCTGATAAAGAAGGCAAAGGACTTTCCATCAACTTTGACCTTGTAAATGGTCAAGTGACAGTGGATCGTAGCCAGGCTGGAGAACAGTATGCCCAAGAATTTGGAACTACTCGTTCTTGCCCTATCGAGAATCAGGCTACTACTGCTACGATTTTCATCGATAACTCTGTCTTTGAAATTTTCATCAATAAAGGAGAAAAAGTATTTTCTGGTCGTGTCTTCCCACATGAGGACCAAAATGGTATCCTGATTAAATCTGGAAACCCAACTGGAACTTACTATGAATTAGATTATGGTCGCAAAACTAACTGA
- a CDS encoding hydroxymethylglutaryl-CoA reductase, degradative, which translates to MKISWNGFSKKSYQERLELLKAQALLSPEKQTSLEQDEQISVTVADQLSENVVGTFSLPYSLVPEVLVNGQEYTVPYVTEEPSVVAAASYASKIIKRAGGFTAQVHERQMIGQVALYQVANPEQAQEKIASKKAELLELANQAYPSIVKRGGGARDLHVEQIKGETDFLVVYLHVDTQEAMGANMLNTMLEALKPVLEELSQGQSLMGILSNYATDSLVTASCRIAFRYLSRQKDQGREIAEKIALASQFAQADPYRAATHNKGIFNGIDAILIATGNDWRAIEAGAHAFASRDGRYQGLSRWTLDLEREELVGEMTLPMPVATKGGSIGLNPRVAISHELLGNPSAKELAQIIVSIGLAQNFAALKALVSTGIQQGHMKLQAKSLALLAGASESEVAPLVERLIADKTFNLETAQRYLENLRS; encoded by the coding sequence ATGAAGATAAGTTGGAATGGATTTTCTAAAAAATCATACCAAGAGCGCCTTGAGCTGTTAAAAGCTCAGGCGCTCCTTAGTCCTGAAAAACAAACCAGTCTGGAGCAGGATGAACAAATTAGCGTGACTGTCGCAGACCAGCTGAGTGAGAATGTGGTGGGAACTTTTTCTTTACCTTATTCGCTGGTCCCAGAGGTCCTCGTCAACGGTCAGGAATACACAGTTCCCTATGTGACAGAAGAACCGTCCGTGGTTGCTGCGGCCAGCTATGCAAGTAAAATCATCAAGCGAGCAGGCGGTTTTACTGCTCAAGTTCATGAGCGCCAGATGATTGGGCAGGTAGCCCTTTATCAAGTTGCTAATCCTGAACAAGCGCAAGAGAAAATTGCCAGCAAGAAAGCCGAACTCTTGGAACTTGCCAATCAAGCCTATCCTTCTATCGTTAAACGTGGAGGTGGGGCGCGTGATTTGCATGTAGAACAGATAAAAGGCGAAACAGACTTCCTTGTTGTTTATCTCCATGTTGATACCCAAGAAGCCATGGGAGCCAATATGCTCAACACCATGCTGGAAGCCTTGAAACCAGTCTTAGAAGAACTCAGTCAGGGACAGAGTCTTATGGGAATCCTGTCTAATTACGCGACCGATTCTCTGGTGACTGCAAGCTGTCGTATCGCCTTTCGATACTTGAGCCGCCAAAAGGATCAAGGACGAGAAATTGCGGAGAAGATAGCCTTGGCTAGTCAGTTTGCGCAGGCTGATCCTTACCGAGCTGCTACTCATAATAAAGGGATTTTTAATGGTATAGATGCCATTTTAATAGCCACTGGTAATGACTGGCGTGCCATTGAGGCAGGGGCCCATGCTTTTGCCAGTCGAGATGGACGCTACCAAGGTCTTAGTCGCTGGACACTGGACCTTGAAAGAGAAGAATTGGTCGGTGAGATGACCCTGCCCATGCCTGTAGCGACCAAGGGTGGCTCTATCGGTCTCAACCCTCGTGTAGCCATCAGTCATGAATTACTGGGAAATCCTTCTGCCAAAGAATTAGCCCAGATTATCGTGTCTATCGGGCTTGCCCAAAACTTTGCGGCCCTCAAAGCCTTGGTGAGTACGGGTATTCAGCAGGGACATATGAAATTGCAGGCCAAATCCTTGGCACTTCTCGCAGGTGCTAGTGAATCCGAGGTAGCTCCCCTAGTCGAGCGCCTCATCGCAGATAAAACCTTTAACTTAGAGACTGCCCAGCGTTATCTAGAAAACTTAAGATCATAA
- a CDS encoding threonine/serine exporter family protein: MTLTTFLLQAVASLLAIITFLIVLNVQRSMLLPGGILGMAVWLIYLLLKEPTNVIVATFIAAIIGSCISQILSILYKTPAVVFILAILAPLVPGYLSYRTTAFFVTGDYNHAIASATLVVMLALVISIGMASGTVILRFYSYLRKQHKS, encoded by the coding sequence ATGACACTAACAACCTTTTTATTACAAGCAGTAGCAAGTCTTCTTGCTATAATCACTTTTTTAATCGTACTCAATGTTCAACGTTCTATGCTCTTACCAGGAGGAATTTTGGGCATGGCTGTCTGGCTGATTTATCTCTTGCTTAAAGAACCGACCAATGTCATCGTAGCCACCTTCATTGCGGCTATTATCGGTTCTTGTATCAGCCAGATTTTAAGTATTCTTTATAAGACTCCTGCTGTGGTCTTTATCTTGGCCATCTTGGCACCTCTGGTTCCGGGTTATCTTTCCTATCGGACAACTGCCTTTTTTGTGACAGGGGATTACAATCATGCCATTGCGAGTGCTACCTTGGTTGTCATGTTGGCTCTGGTAATCTCTATTGGAATGGCTAGTGGAACAGTAATTCTCAGATTTTATTCCTACTTAAGAAAACAGCATAAAAGTTAG